A window of Trichomycterus rosablanca isolate fTriRos1 chromosome 5, fTriRos1.hap1, whole genome shotgun sequence contains these coding sequences:
- the dync2li1 gene encoding cytoplasmic dynein 2 light intermediate chain 1 isoform X2 — protein sequence MPKISTDTLWDLAAAEVQARERRTEEEEDNADEESHAPCERTVFFTGSKAGSKDVAHLWELGGGTSLSDLIQIPITPQNVSTLSVVLVLDLSKPKALWTTTEKLIQAAQNQVEKSYSLKNKKPGESRPSKQQNQNQVLRILPKDHPDRELISPFPVPLLLIGSKFDIFQDFEPEKRKMICKTLRFLAHYYGASLIFTSSKSETTMSKAKNLFNHLAFGTERGKSISTDPSKPLVIPAGMDSLSQIGSPQTVDVDIGTLHARNPLDLWKKVFERVFPPESIMEHKELKNPAKDPQYSEPLIDAMRAQKDQELEQYRREQAKSWKGLALET from the exons ATGCCTAAGATTAG TACCGACACATTGTGGGACTTGGCTGCAGCTGAGGTTCAGGCCAGAGAGAGAAGAACTGAGGAAGAGGAGGATAATGCTGATGAAGAAAGTCATGCTCCCTGTGAGAGGACTGTGTTCTTTACTGGCAGTAAAGCTGGG TCTAAAGACGTCGCTCACCTCTGGGAACTGGGAGGAGGCACATCTTTATCAGATCTTATTCAGATCCCCATCACACCACAGAATGTCAG CACTCTTTCTGTAGTGTTGGTTCTGGATCTGTCAAAGCCAAAAGCTCtttggaccaccacagagaaacTGATTCAGGCAGCTCAGAACCAAGTGGAAAAATCATAcagcttaaaaaacaaaaagccaGGAGAGTCCAGACCAAGCAAACAGCAAAACCAGAACCAAGTATTGCGTATCCTCCCTAAAGACCACCCA GACAGAGAGCTTATTAGTCCCTTTCCTGTGCCTCTTCTTTTGATTGGCAGCAAGTTTGACATCTTTCAG GATTTTGAGCCAGAGAAAAGAAAGATGATCTGTAAGACCCTGCGTTTTCTGGCTCATTACTACGGTGCATCTCTAATT TTCACCAGCAGTAAATCAGAGACCACGATGTCTAAAGCAAAGAACCTCTTCAATCATTTAGCATTTGGGACTGAAAGAGG GAAGTCCATCTCTACAGACCCCAGCAAACCTCTTGTAATTCCAGCTGGCATGGACTCTCTCAGTCAAATAG GCTCTCCTCAGACAGTTGATGTTGATATTGGAACACTGCATGCTAGAAATCCACTGGATCTATGGAAGAAAGTCTTTGAAAGGGTTTTCCCTCCAGAG AGCATCATGGAGCATAAGGAGCTGAAGAATCCAGCCAAGGACCCTCAGTACAGCGAGCCCCTTATAGATGCCATGAGGGCACAGAAAGATCAG GAGCTGGAACAGTACAGACGAGAACAGGCAAAATCCTGGAAAGGCTTGGCTCTGGAGACCtaa
- the dync2li1 gene encoding cytoplasmic dynein 2 light intermediate chain 1 isoform X1, which yields MPKISTDTLWDLAAAEVQARERRTEEEEDNADEESHAPCERTVFFTGSKAGGKSSILYRCLDKDEAPKPTLALEYTFGRRARAHNTSKDVAHLWELGGGTSLSDLIQIPITPQNVSTLSVVLVLDLSKPKALWTTTEKLIQAAQNQVEKSYSLKNKKPGESRPSKQQNQNQVLRILPKDHPDRELISPFPVPLLLIGSKFDIFQDFEPEKRKMICKTLRFLAHYYGASLIFTSSKSETTMSKAKNLFNHLAFGTERGKSISTDPSKPLVIPAGMDSLSQIGSPQTVDVDIGTLHARNPLDLWKKVFERVFPPESIMEHKELKNPAKDPQYSEPLIDAMRAQKDQELEQYRREQAKSWKGLALET from the exons ATGCCTAAGATTAG TACCGACACATTGTGGGACTTGGCTGCAGCTGAGGTTCAGGCCAGAGAGAGAAGAACTGAGGAAGAGGAGGATAATGCTGATGAAGAAAGTCATGCTCCCTGTGAGAGGACTGTGTTCTTTACTGGCAGTAAAGCTGGG GGCAAATCATCCATACTGTACAGGTGTCTTGACAA AGATGAAGCCCCTAAACCAACCCTAGCTTTGGAGTACACGTTTGGTAGACGAGCAAGAGCACATAACACG TCTAAAGACGTCGCTCACCTCTGGGAACTGGGAGGAGGCACATCTTTATCAGATCTTATTCAGATCCCCATCACACCACAGAATGTCAG CACTCTTTCTGTAGTGTTGGTTCTGGATCTGTCAAAGCCAAAAGCTCtttggaccaccacagagaaacTGATTCAGGCAGCTCAGAACCAAGTGGAAAAATCATAcagcttaaaaaacaaaaagccaGGAGAGTCCAGACCAAGCAAACAGCAAAACCAGAACCAAGTATTGCGTATCCTCCCTAAAGACCACCCA GACAGAGAGCTTATTAGTCCCTTTCCTGTGCCTCTTCTTTTGATTGGCAGCAAGTTTGACATCTTTCAG GATTTTGAGCCAGAGAAAAGAAAGATGATCTGTAAGACCCTGCGTTTTCTGGCTCATTACTACGGTGCATCTCTAATT TTCACCAGCAGTAAATCAGAGACCACGATGTCTAAAGCAAAGAACCTCTTCAATCATTTAGCATTTGGGACTGAAAGAGG GAAGTCCATCTCTACAGACCCCAGCAAACCTCTTGTAATTCCAGCTGGCATGGACTCTCTCAGTCAAATAG GCTCTCCTCAGACAGTTGATGTTGATATTGGAACACTGCATGCTAGAAATCCACTGGATCTATGGAAGAAAGTCTTTGAAAGGGTTTTCCCTCCAGAG AGCATCATGGAGCATAAGGAGCTGAAGAATCCAGCCAAGGACCCTCAGTACAGCGAGCCCCTTATAGATGCCATGAGGGCACAGAAAGATCAG GAGCTGGAACAGTACAGACGAGAACAGGCAAAATCCTGGAAAGGCTTGGCTCTGGAGACCtaa